One stretch of Nitratiruptor tergarcus DSM 16512 DNA includes these proteins:
- a CDS encoding DsbA family protein, which produces MSLMWRLLSISVALSLSLSAATDKDVIKFVKRGLSQNPDLKVYDVKIIEKQPVRRLKGWDAYIIAFNIGIKRGDSEQNLSQRDTIFVKDRFVAPDLVDIKTNRSLKERIVLSLDKSFYDEKHHIFGNKDAKHKLVVFSDPLCPFCREVVPELFEVAKKYPDIFALYYYHLPIQSLHPASVPLAKAIIYLKKQGKKDIIEKIYKTEFNYEEHDESKVLEELDKKLGVKLTTKQINQPWVLQELNEDRKKSQYLMIHGTPTLFVDGKYDPKREAYKKFIPKNKKEVKSKK; this is translated from the coding sequence ATGTCATTGATGTGGAGATTATTGAGCATTAGTGTAGCTTTGAGCTTGAGCCTGAGTGCAGCTACAGATAAAGATGTTATTAAATTTGTAAAAAGAGGACTTAGCCAGAACCCAGATCTTAAAGTGTATGATGTAAAAATTATTGAAAAGCAGCCAGTGCGTCGTCTCAAGGGCTGGGATGCATATATCATTGCATTTAATATAGGTATAAAAAGAGGTGATAGTGAGCAAAATCTCTCACAAAGAGATACTATTTTCGTAAAAGATCGATTTGTTGCTCCAGATCTTGTAGATATCAAGACAAATAGAAGCCTCAAAGAGCGTATAGTATTGAGCTTGGATAAGAGCTTTTATGATGAAAAACATCATATTTTTGGGAATAAAGATGCTAAACATAAACTTGTGGTTTTTAGTGATCCTCTCTGTCCTTTCTGTCGTGAAGTTGTACCAGAACTTTTTGAAGTTGCAAAAAAATATCCAGATATTTTTGCACTCTACTACTATCATCTCCCTATACAGTCGCTTCATCCAGCTTCCGTGCCTCTTGCAAAAGCAATTATCTATCTCAAAAAGCAGGGCAAAAAAGATATTATTGAAAAAATCTACAAAACAGAATTTAATTATGAAGAGCATGATGAGAGCAAAGTTTTAGAAGAACTTGATAAAAAGTTGGGAGTAAAACTAACAACGAAGCAGATCAATCAACCATGGGTTTTACAAGAGCTTAATGAAGATAGAAAAAAATCCCAATATCTCATGATTCATGGAACGCCTACGCTTTTTGTAGATGGCAAGTATGATCCTAAAAGAGAGGCGTACAAAAAGTTTATTCCAAAAAATAAAAAAGAAGTAAAGAGTAAAAAATGA
- a CDS encoding nickel-dependent hydrogenase large subunit — protein sequence MKIEILQKVEGEVYLHYKWNETIIEDVEIEFLHYRGIEKILLGKDPLDALVINPRICGICGHAHLRATVEALENAFGIIPTQKAKTIREITTFCEILQNHLKWFYLVIAPFLLDNVRFFAIQPAIVNINKIIALFGGQYPHNSYMLPGGVTCDPTTIEIFKAKNYLAQAKDTIKMQLFKNCTDLKDILKEKSDFGNILRKLITYSTVGQSYDRFVVLGENSLIKPAKILKTSVKPISVKFIKETDISVTYRGRFYETGPLARMLLLRYPLIMQLHRRFKDALVTRVAARVVEIDVIMKILEQLLDSILLSEPSCIDNKQKDGYGMGVVEAARGSLIHRVWVENGTIAKYQIITPTQWNLLQGTKEYPGVARKAIQGLKDTKTAELIFRSFDICSVCTTH from the coding sequence ATGAAGATTGAAATTTTACAAAAAGTCGAAGGAGAAGTATATCTTCACTATAAGTGGAATGAAACAATTATTGAAGATGTTGAAATAGAGTTTTTGCACTATCGCGGTATCGAAAAAATATTATTAGGCAAAGATCCACTTGATGCACTTGTTATAAATCCTAGGATATGTGGTATTTGCGGACATGCCCATCTTCGAGCTACAGTAGAAGCTTTAGAAAACGCGTTTGGAATCATACCGACACAAAAGGCAAAAACAATTAGGGAAATTACAACATTTTGTGAAATTTTGCAAAATCATTTGAAATGGTTTTATCTCGTTATCGCTCCATTTTTATTGGACAATGTGAGATTTTTTGCTATACAGCCTGCAATTGTAAATATCAATAAAATAATTGCACTGTTTGGTGGACAGTATCCCCATAATTCATATATGTTGCCAGGTGGAGTAACATGTGATCCTACAACTATTGAAATTTTTAAAGCAAAAAACTATTTAGCACAAGCAAAAGATACTATTAAGATGCAACTTTTTAAAAATTGTACCGATTTAAAAGATATATTGAAAGAAAAGAGTGACTTTGGAAATATATTGAGAAAACTAATTACTTACTCTACGGTTGGGCAGAGTTATGACAGGTTTGTGGTATTAGGAGAGAATAGCTTAATAAAACCTGCAAAAATATTAAAAACGAGTGTAAAACCTATTTCTGTTAAATTTATTAAAGAAACTGATATTTCAGTTACGTATCGAGGAAGATTTTATGAGACTGGGCCACTTGCACGCATGCTACTTTTACGTTATCCACTTATAATGCAGTTGCATAGACGCTTTAAAGATGCTCTGGTAACAAGAGTTGCTGCACGTGTAGTAGAGATTGATGTAATTATGAAAATATTAGAGCAGCTTCTCGATTCAATTCTCCTAAGCGAGCCTTCTTGTATTGATAACAAACAAAAAGATGGTTATGGAATGGGAGTAGTTGAAGCTGCAAGAGGATCTTTGATACACAGAGTATGGGTTGAAAATGGAACTATTGCCAAATATCAAATTATTACACCTACACAATGGAACCTTTTGCAAGGTACTAAAGAATATCCAGGCGTTGCGAGAAAAGCTATTCAAGGCCTAAAAGATACAAAAACTGCAGAGTTAATCTTTCGCAGCTTTGATATATGTAGCGTCTGTACTACTCATTAA
- a CDS encoding hydrogenase small subunit, translating to MNREHLRSLFTTKSARVETNRGEAYYARLYEQCKARLEELKKIEPLRKISIKEILEDEGVSRRDFLKWASATTAMLMLPSSFTPLVAEAAELMTRVPVIWIELQDCAGNSEAFIRSDGPKVDDIILEIISLEFQETLMAAAGHQAEAQLEDAIEHFKGKYLLFVEGAIPVGPGREWCTIGAGGETFEEHLKRVANDAAAIVAVGTCATFGGVPAAAPNPTGAVGVMDVVNDKPIINIPACPANPANMVGVILHYVLTGQIPELDSLLRPKFAFGYRIHDNCERRAHFDAGEFVEEWGDEGAKNNFCLYKMGCKGPMTFNNCSIVRYNESVNWPIGSGHGCIGCSEPGFWDKYAYERPMADANIKMAPGGGVEKSVDEFGLGLLTAAGVGIAIHAAASAVAGKKSEGEE from the coding sequence ATGAATAGAGAACACCTTCGCTCGCTCTTTACAACCAAGAGTGCCCGGGTCGAGACAAACAGAGGTGAAGCCTACTATGCAAGACTCTATGAGCAGTGCAAAGCGAGGCTTGAAGAGCTTAAAAAAATTGAGCCGCTTCGTAAAATCTCCATTAAAGAGATTTTGGAAGATGAAGGAGTCAGTAGAAGAGACTTTTTAAAGTGGGCGAGTGCAACGACTGCAATGCTTATGCTTCCTAGCTCTTTTACTCCTCTTGTAGCCGAAGCTGCTGAACTGATGACAAGAGTGCCTGTAATTTGGATAGAACTGCAAGATTGTGCCGGAAACTCGGAAGCTTTTATTAGAAGTGATGGACCAAAAGTGGACGATATCATTTTAGAAATTATCTCACTGGAATTTCAAGAGACACTTATGGCTGCAGCAGGTCACCAGGCAGAAGCGCAGCTTGAAGATGCGATAGAGCATTTTAAAGGAAAATATCTCCTTTTTGTTGAAGGTGCTATTCCTGTAGGTCCCGGTAGGGAGTGGTGTACGATCGGCGCTGGTGGTGAAACTTTTGAAGAGCATCTCAAAAGAGTGGCCAATGATGCAGCAGCCATTGTAGCCGTTGGAACATGTGCGACATTTGGTGGCGTTCCAGCAGCTGCTCCAAATCCAACAGGAGCTGTTGGGGTTATGGATGTTGTTAATGATAAGCCAATTATCAATATTCCAGCATGCCCGGCAAATCCTGCAAATATGGTTGGAGTAATTTTGCACTATGTTCTTACTGGTCAAATTCCGGAGCTTGATTCACTGCTTCGACCAAAATTTGCCTTTGGATACAGAATCCACGACAACTGTGAAAGAAGGGCACACTTTGATGCAGGAGAGTTCGTAGAGGAGTGGGGCGATGAAGGTGCAAAAAACAACTTCTGTCTTTATAAAATGGGATGTAAAGGTCCTATGACATTTAACAACTGTTCCATCGTTCGCTACAATGAATCAGTTAACTGGCCTATTGGCTCCGGGCATGGATGTATTGGGTGCAGTGAGCCTGGATTTTGGGATAAGTACGCATATGAAAGACCTATGGCAGATGCAAATATAAAAATGGCTCCCGGCGGTGGAGTAGAAAAGAGTGTGGATGAGTTTGGACTGGGTCTTTTGACTGCTGCTGGTGTGGGAATTGCGATTCATGCTGCAGCAAGTGCGGTTGCAGGTAAGAAAAGCGAAGGAGAAGAGTAA
- a CDS encoding hydrogenase: MARAIWLQGITCNGNTHSFLHYEQLSQLLDEITFLYHPLLPSPLHITQLCYFEEPFDILIVEGAYGKIDRGGCDFVELFHRLRKQAKHVVAIGSCAVYGGILGERGINFAKEKQIDSIELINIPGCPAHPEWIAFALLAIKNGENVKKDTFQRPKEIYGYTVHSGCTRNEYFEWKVDAKSFGTQEGCLFYEQGCQAPFTHGSCNRILWNGVSSKTRIGTPCFGCTEPTFPSNNLFKTKTHMGIPVKMPLGVPKRAYLTLTGIAKSFHIPRLHKRVIDED; this comes from the coding sequence GTGGCTAGAGCTATATGGCTCCAGGGTATCACTTGTAACGGAAACACTCACTCTTTTTTACACTACGAGCAACTATCCCAGCTTTTAGATGAAATTACTTTTTTATACCATCCTCTTCTTCCTTCCCCCTTACATATTACACAATTGTGTTACTTTGAAGAACCCTTTGATATATTGATTGTAGAGGGTGCATACGGCAAAATAGATAGGGGTGGTTGTGATTTTGTTGAGCTTTTTCATAGACTAAGAAAACAAGCCAAGCATGTTGTAGCAATTGGCAGTTGTGCAGTATATGGTGGAATACTTGGTGAAAGAGGAATTAATTTTGCAAAAGAGAAGCAAATTGATTCAATTGAACTTATAAATATTCCTGGATGCCCTGCACATCCTGAATGGATAGCATTTGCACTTTTAGCGATAAAAAATGGGGAAAATGTAAAAAAAGATACTTTCCAAAGACCAAAAGAGATCTATGGATATACAGTTCATAGTGGCTGTACACGTAATGAGTATTTCGAGTGGAAGGTTGATGCAAAAAGTTTTGGTACACAAGAGGGGTGTCTTTTTTATGAGCAGGGGTGTCAAGCTCCTTTTACACATGGTAGTTGTAATAGAATTTTGTGGAATGGTGTAAGTTCAAAAACACGTATTGGAACTCCGTGTTTTGGGTGTACTGAACCAACATTTCCATCCAATAATCTCTTTAAAACTAAAACTCATATGGGGATACCTGTAAAAATGCCTCTAGGCGTACCAAAACGAGCCTATTTAACACTTACAGGAATTGCAAAAAGCTTTCACATACCAAGACTGCATAAAAGAGTTATTGATGAAGATTGA
- a CDS encoding proline--tRNA ligase, whose product MRLSKAFVPTTKEAPKDAVLPSHIYLVRGGFINQVASGIYNFLPFGKRVLDKIRSIIKEELDKAGCQEVQLGFVTPCELWEESGRFAKYGKELLRFKDRKENCFVLGPTHEEMMVALVRGRVTSYKQLPLNLYQINLKFRDEARPRFGLLRGREFIMKDGYSFHESIEDMQREYALMEETYKKIFTRLGLTFRAVEADVGAIGGSASKEFMVIANSGEDTIAVCSACEYAANVEAAKRKKPVPPVEAPEFSNFEPFYTPGLTSIEELSDFFKVHPYYFVKAVAKKAIYDESEEIVIFFLRGSDELQEIKAANAIGANELVDVSEEELQEAGIVPGFIAPYEQQCRIVLDEDLKGAKGLICGGNRKDYHLIGADLSHFDEALFADIVQVKEGDLCPECGAVMKLTKGIEVGHIFQLGTRYSAAMNATFLDRDGKAKPFVMGTYGIGVSRLVAAAIEQNHDERGCIWPKEIAPYEVCIIVSNIKDSEQSELGEELYQKLLDKGVEVVLDDRADRFGAKIKDFELIGYPYALIVGKALKEGKVQLVDRKTLQKLDVPKEEAIEELMRYLH is encoded by the coding sequence GTGAGATTAAGCAAGGCTTTTGTTCCAACTACCAAAGAAGCACCAAAAGATGCAGTCCTTCCAAGCCATATCTACTTAGTCCGTGGAGGTTTTATTAATCAAGTAGCAAGCGGTATTTATAACTTTCTCCCCTTTGGCAAAAGAGTTTTAGACAAAATACGATCAATTATCAAAGAAGAGCTTGATAAAGCGGGTTGCCAAGAGGTACAGCTTGGATTTGTAACTCCTTGTGAACTTTGGGAAGAGAGTGGAAGATTTGCAAAATATGGAAAAGAGCTCCTGCGGTTTAAAGATCGTAAGGAGAATTGCTTTGTATTAGGACCTACACATGAAGAGATGATGGTAGCATTGGTGCGAGGAAGAGTGACAAGCTATAAACAGCTACCTCTCAATCTCTATCAGATAAATCTCAAATTTCGTGATGAAGCAAGACCGCGCTTTGGGTTGCTGCGTGGGAGAGAGTTTATCATGAAAGATGGATACTCTTTTCATGAAAGTATTGAAGATATGCAAAGAGAGTATGCTTTAATGGAAGAGACATATAAAAAGATTTTTACAAGGCTTGGACTCACCTTTAGAGCAGTTGAGGCAGATGTTGGAGCAATTGGTGGGAGTGCAAGTAAAGAGTTTATGGTAATTGCTAATAGTGGTGAAGATACGATTGCAGTCTGTAGTGCATGTGAATATGCTGCCAATGTAGAGGCTGCTAAGCGTAAAAAGCCTGTGCCTCCAGTAGAAGCCCCTGAATTTAGCAATTTTGAACCTTTCTATACTCCTGGACTTACATCTATTGAAGAGCTCAGCGATTTTTTCAAAGTTCATCCTTACTATTTTGTAAAAGCGGTTGCAAAAAAGGCTATATATGATGAGAGTGAAGAGATAGTTATCTTCTTTTTACGAGGAAGCGATGAACTCCAAGAGATCAAAGCTGCCAATGCTATTGGTGCAAATGAACTTGTTGATGTGAGTGAGGAGGAGCTACAAGAAGCTGGCATTGTTCCTGGATTTATAGCTCCTTATGAGCAGCAGTGTCGCATAGTGCTTGATGAAGATCTCAAAGGTGCCAAAGGGCTTATTTGTGGTGGTAATCGCAAAGACTATCATCTCATAGGGGCTGATCTTTCCCACTTTGATGAGGCTCTTTTTGCTGATATTGTCCAGGTCAAAGAGGGTGATCTCTGTCCAGAGTGTGGTGCAGTGATGAAGCTTACAAAAGGTATCGAAGTAGGTCATATCTTTCAATTGGGTACTCGCTATAGCGCTGCAATGAATGCAACATTTTTAGATAGAGATGGCAAAGCAAAACCTTTTGTAATGGGTACATACGGTATAGGTGTGAGTCGCCTTGTAGCTGCAGCTATTGAGCAAAACCATGATGAGCGAGGCTGTATCTGGCCCAAAGAGATTGCTCCTTATGAAGTATGCATAATTGTTTCAAATATAAAAGATAGTGAGCAAAGTGAATTAGGTGAAGAACTTTACCAAAAACTTTTGGATAAAGGGGTAGAAGTAGTCCTCGATGATAGAGCAGACAGATTTGGTGCCAAAATCAAAGATTTTGAACTTATTGGCTATCCCTATGCCCTGATTGTTGGGAAAGCTCTTAAAGAGGGTAAAGTTCAGCTAGTAGATAGGAAAACTCTTCAAAAACTCGATGTTCCAAAAGAAGAGGCTATCGAAGAGTTGATGAGATACCTTCATTAA
- a CDS encoding nickel-dependent hydrogenase large subunit — protein sequence MGTKHIVVDPITRIEGHLRIEAIIDENNTIVDAYSSSTMFRGIEEILKGRDPRDCGLLAMRICGVCTGTHYQRSIEAVEHAFGVTIPKNARIVRNLIQGALYLHDHVVHFYHLHALDWVDITKALEADPSKTVDEAKKWANAAGTTPYVADSAKFKEVQDRLKKFVKQGRLGLFAKGYWGNPHYKLTPEQNLLAVTHYLQALDLQRDAAKMMAIFGGKNPHPQSIVVGGVTCVQDIKNPARIALYKDLLKGFTRFIKGAYLPDIYMAGTMYGDEALDGTGAGLKNYMAYGGFRLQDNGFYKSELLFPSGLVIDGKYQEFDQEKVAEDVTHSWYHGNEPLHPFDGQTLPNYTGFGKKEKGIAYLDTKGKYSWIKSPIYDDTRVEVGPLARMVVGYTKGDKRISEYVNRFLKNANLPAKVLFSTVGRTAARAIETEMMADIMFDWVDELAANVAAGDLSTWTEFDFDYVSKNAQGYGLEEAPRGALGHWVKIKDGKVENYQAVVPSTWNAAPRDYKNRMGAYEASLISTKVAKPEEPLEILRTIHSFDPCIACAVHIVDTKGKSLGEFKVNTSCSI from the coding sequence ATGGGTACAAAACATATTGTCGTTGATCCAATAACAAGAATAGAGGGGCATTTAAGAATCGAAGCCATTATCGATGAAAACAATACAATTGTGGATGCATACAGCTCTTCAACAATGTTTCGAGGTATTGAAGAGATTTTAAAGGGGCGTGATCCAAGAGATTGTGGTCTGCTTGCTATGCGAATATGTGGGGTATGTACCGGAACACACTATCAAAGAAGCATAGAAGCAGTCGAACATGCTTTTGGTGTGACTATTCCAAAAAACGCAAGAATTGTCAGAAACCTCATCCAAGGAGCACTCTATCTGCATGATCATGTTGTGCACTTTTATCATCTTCATGCGCTTGACTGGGTCGATATCACAAAAGCTTTGGAAGCTGACCCAAGCAAAACTGTGGATGAAGCAAAAAAATGGGCAAATGCTGCCGGAACCACTCCATATGTTGCAGACAGTGCAAAGTTTAAAGAGGTGCAAGATCGACTCAAAAAATTTGTCAAACAGGGTCGGCTTGGTCTTTTTGCAAAAGGATACTGGGGAAATCCACACTATAAACTAACCCCAGAACAAAACCTATTGGCGGTTACGCACTATCTTCAGGCTCTCGATTTGCAAAGAGATGCTGCAAAGATGATGGCTATCTTTGGCGGAAAGAACCCACACCCACAGAGTATTGTAGTTGGTGGCGTCACTTGTGTACAGGATATTAAAAACCCTGCACGAATTGCTCTGTATAAAGACTTGCTTAAAGGTTTTACGCGATTTATCAAAGGTGCCTATCTTCCAGATATCTATATGGCAGGTACTATGTATGGTGATGAAGCACTTGACGGTACAGGCGCAGGTCTGAAAAATTACATGGCTTATGGCGGTTTTCGACTTCAAGACAATGGCTTTTACAAATCAGAACTCCTTTTTCCAAGTGGACTTGTAATCGATGGAAAATATCAAGAGTTTGATCAAGAAAAAGTGGCTGAAGATGTAACGCACTCTTGGTATCACGGAAACGAGCCACTTCACCCATTTGATGGACAAACCCTTCCAAACTACACAGGATTTGGCAAAAAAGAAAAAGGAATTGCCTATCTTGATACCAAAGGAAAATACTCCTGGATCAAATCTCCAATCTATGATGATACAAGAGTAGAGGTTGGACCGCTTGCAAGAATGGTTGTGGGATATACCAAAGGTGATAAAAGAATCAGTGAATATGTCAATAGATTTTTGAAAAATGCAAATCTTCCTGCAAAAGTGCTCTTCTCAACTGTTGGTCGAACCGCAGCAAGAGCGATTGAGACTGAAATGATGGCAGATATTATGTTTGATTGGGTTGATGAGTTAGCAGCCAATGTTGCAGCAGGAGATTTATCAACATGGACAGAATTTGATTTTGATTATGTAAGTAAAAATGCACAAGGGTATGGACTCGAAGAGGCTCCACGGGGAGCATTGGGACACTGGGTAAAAATCAAAGATGGCAAAGTGGAAAACTATCAAGCAGTAGTACCATCTACTTGGAACGCTGCGCCAAGAGACTATAAAAACAGAATGGGTGCCTACGAAGCGAGCTTGATCAGTACAAAAGTGGCAAAGCCTGAAGAGCCATTGGAGATTTTGCGAACAATTCACAGCTTTGACCCATGTATTGCGTGTGCGGTGCATATTGTGGATACAAAAGGAAAAAGTTTAGGTGAGTTTAAAGTGAATACCTCTTGCTCAATTTAA
- a CDS encoding TetR/AcrR family transcriptional regulator has protein sequence MRKRKEEKKQAIMDTALALFAKKGYYEITISDIAKEMGMSVGNLYNYFSSKDALAKELMLYISKILGNQIRQINLEPISVKEKIEKIVAFYFEMVEKRSELIEYFLRIYLSHKEIFKDGCEGMVCVSPFVTEIMILFEEGVSSGELKDQDFFSAFGLFMGYLGGMAYLKGEGMLPNELSFYQQDVAENIYRALKSG, from the coding sequence ATGCGAAAGAGAAAAGAAGAGAAAAAACAGGCTATAATGGATACGGCTTTGGCTCTTTTTGCAAAAAAAGGATACTACGAAATTACCATATCAGATATTGCTAAAGAGATGGGTATGAGTGTTGGAAATCTCTATAACTACTTCTCTTCCAAAGATGCTCTAGCCAAGGAACTTATGCTCTATATCTCTAAAATTTTAGGCAATCAAATAAGACAGATCAATCTTGAGCCAATAAGCGTGAAAGAAAAGATAGAAAAGATAGTTGCATTCTATTTTGAGATGGTTGAAAAGCGCTCAGAACTCATTGAATATTTTTTGCGTATCTATCTCTCGCACAAAGAGATCTTTAAAGATGGGTGTGAGGGTATGGTCTGTGTCAGTCCTTTTGTAACAGAGATAATGATACTCTTTGAAGAGGGTGTGAGCTCTGGTGAATTAAAAGATCAAGACTTCTTTAGTGCTTTTGGACTTTTTATGGGTTATCTTGGTGGGATGGCTTACTTGAAAGGTGAAGGAATGCTTCCAAATGAGTTGTCATTCTATCAGCAAGATGTTGCTGAGAATATCTATAGGGCTTTAAAAAGTGGCTAG
- a CDS encoding FxsA family protein: protein MLYFLLYLFIETFVSVQIASAIGPFWTFVEIVTSAVYGFWIIRNMHIQMMATMQALANGEITMEEFESMNLSMLVGAILLIIPGFFTDIIGILMQFGVFSTFIAKKILKLKSRKKREDDNVIDVEIIEH, encoded by the coding sequence TTGCTCTATTTTTTGCTCTATCTTTTTATAGAAACTTTTGTATCAGTGCAGATTGCTAGTGCAATAGGCCCTTTTTGGACTTTTGTAGAGATTGTTACAAGTGCTGTCTATGGATTTTGGATTATTCGCAATATGCATATTCAAATGATGGCAACAATGCAAGCATTAGCAAATGGTGAGATAACTATGGAAGAGTTTGAGAGTATGAATCTCTCGATGCTTGTAGGGGCTATTCTTTTAATAATTCCGGGCTTTTTTACTGATATAATAGGAATACTTATGCAATTTGGTGTTTTTTCTACATTTATTGCTAAAAAAATCTTAAAGTTGAAATCTAGGAAGAAAAGGGAGGATGATAATGTCATTGATGTGGAGATTATTGAGCATTAG
- the hemC gene encoding hydroxymethylbilane synthase has product MRLIIATRGSKLALWQSNHIKSLLEDMGHEVELQIFKTKGDKILDTPLALIGGKGLFTKELEDAMLRGEAHLAVHSLKDVPTQLPQGLMLGAITKREVVNDAFLSEKYESIEDLPPNAVVGTTSLRRRMQLLHYRPDLQIKDLRGNVDTRIKKLKNGEFDAIILAYAGLKRLGFLESVRFVKPIDENLMIPAMGQAALGIECVPEVLEVVETLNDKKSQIETEIEREFVDTLQGGCQVPIGVRAQLLDNGDIITKAVIGMPDGSELLKDKIIGNVENYSDLGKELAQSMIENGAQEILKRAEEIAFAEHKR; this is encoded by the coding sequence ATGAGACTTATTATTGCAACGCGTGGGAGTAAACTTGCATTGTGGCAATCAAATCATATAAAATCACTCCTTGAAGATATGGGGCATGAGGTAGAGCTACAAATTTTTAAAACAAAAGGTGATAAGATTCTTGATACCCCATTAGCTCTTATTGGAGGTAAGGGACTTTTTACAAAAGAGTTAGAAGATGCGATGCTTAGAGGTGAGGCGCACTTAGCAGTACATAGCCTCAAAGATGTACCTACACAACTCCCTCAAGGGCTTATGCTTGGAGCTATAACAAAAAGAGAAGTGGTTAATGATGCTTTTTTGAGCGAAAAGTATGAGAGTATTGAAGATCTGCCTCCAAATGCAGTTGTGGGGACTACAAGTCTGCGCCGTCGCATGCAGCTACTCCACTATAGACCCGATCTACAGATTAAAGACTTGCGTGGTAATGTAGATACAAGAATTAAAAAGCTCAAAAATGGAGAGTTTGATGCCATTATATTGGCGTATGCTGGTTTGAAGAGATTAGGATTTTTAGAAAGTGTACGTTTTGTTAAGCCAATTGATGAAAATTTGATGATTCCAGCAATGGGGCAGGCTGCTTTAGGGATTGAGTGTGTTCCAGAGGTTTTGGAGGTTGTAGAGACCTTGAATGATAAAAAATCACAAATTGAGACAGAAATTGAACGAGAATTTGTTGATACATTACAAGGTGGATGCCAGGTGCCTATTGGTGTGAGAGCGCAACTTCTTGATAATGGTGATATTATTACCAAAGCAGTGATAGGTATGCCTGATGGTTCAGAGCTTCTTAAAGATAAAATTATTGGAAATGTTGAAAATTATAGTGATCTTGGCAAAGAATTAGCACAATCCATGATAGAAAATGGTGCACAAGAGATCTTGAAAAGGGCTGAAGAGATAGCCTTTGCGGAGCATAAGAGATGA